One Bradyrhizobium manausense DNA segment encodes these proteins:
- a CDS encoding F0F1 ATP synthase subunit A yields the protein MKIDPIHQFNIEPLFTIGHIGNHTIAFTNSSLYMLVAVALISILMLASGTQLVPGRLQSVAEISYEFVASTIRSTAGAEGMKFFPLVFSIFMFLCVSNLVGVIPYTFTISSHLIVTVALALLVFFTVLIYGVAKNGLKFFKIFVPHGVPGYILPLVMFIEVLSFFLRPVSHSVRLFANMLAGHIALKVFAGFVAMLGFSLGAIGWVGGVLPLALTISLYALEILVAFLQAYVFAILTCIYLNDAIHPGH from the coding sequence ATGAAAATCGATCCGATCCACCAGTTCAACATCGAGCCTCTCTTCACGATCGGCCATATCGGCAATCACACGATCGCCTTCACCAATTCGTCGCTCTACATGCTGGTGGCTGTGGCGCTCATCTCGATCCTGATGCTGGCGAGCGGCACGCAGCTCGTTCCGGGCCGCCTGCAGTCGGTCGCCGAGATCTCCTACGAATTCGTCGCCTCGACCATCCGTTCGACGGCCGGCGCGGAAGGCATGAAGTTCTTCCCGCTGGTCTTCTCGATCTTCATGTTCCTCTGCGTATCGAACCTCGTCGGCGTCATCCCCTATACGTTCACGATCTCGAGCCATCTGATCGTCACGGTCGCGCTGGCGCTGCTGGTCTTCTTCACGGTGTTGATCTACGGCGTCGCCAAGAACGGCCTGAAGTTCTTCAAGATTTTCGTTCCTCACGGCGTCCCCGGCTACATCCTGCCGCTGGTCATGTTCATCGAGGTCCTGTCGTTCTTCCTGCGGCCGGTCTCCCACAGCGTCCGTCTGTTCGCCAACATGCTGGCCGGCCACATCGCGCTGAAGGTGTTCGCGGGCTTCGTCGCCATGCTGGGCTTCTCGCTCGGCGCCATCGGCTGGGTCGGCGGCGTGCTGCCGCTGGCACTCACGATCTCGCTGTACGCTCTCGAGATCCTGGTCGCGTTCCTGCAAGCCTATGTGTTTGCGATCCTGACCTGCATCTACCTCAACGACGCCATTCATCCGGGACACTGA
- a CDS encoding F0F1 ATP synthase subunit C, producing the protein MDPASAKLIGAGIACIGMGGAGVGVGVIFGNYLAAAVRNPSAAQGQFGNLIFGFAVTEALGIFSLLIALLLLFVF; encoded by the coding sequence ATGGATCCGGCATCAGCAAAACTTATCGGCGCGGGCATCGCGTGCATCGGCATGGGCGGTGCGGGCGTCGGCGTGGGCGTGATCTTCGGCAACTACCTCGCCGCAGCCGTCCGCAACCCGTCGGCCGCGCAGGGCCAGTTCGGCAACCTGATCTTCGGCTTCGCCGTGACCGAAGCGCTCGGCATCTTCTCGCTGCTGATCGCGCTGCTTCTGCTGTTCGTTTTCTAA
- a CDS encoding F0F1 ATP synthase subunit B yields MAESHGEAKGPATGAHSEADGGHHAGAFPPFDSSTFASQLVSLAIFFVLLYVIVSKLALPRVGGAIEARQNKLEGDLAEAQRLKDQSEAALKAYEGELASARSRAQAIGNESRDKANAQADAERKALEEQLATRLAEAEKTIASTRTAAMSNVRGIAADAAGTIVQQLTGVVPDAASVNAAVDASLKG; encoded by the coding sequence ATGGCCGAGAGTCATGGCGAGGCGAAAGGTCCGGCGACCGGCGCCCACAGCGAAGCCGACGGCGGTCATCACGCCGGCGCGTTTCCGCCGTTCGACAGCAGCACCTTCGCTTCGCAGCTGGTGTCGCTCGCGATCTTTTTCGTCCTGCTTTACGTGATCGTGTCCAAGCTCGCCCTGCCGCGCGTCGGCGGTGCGATCGAGGCGCGTCAGAACAAGCTCGAGGGTGACCTTGCCGAGGCGCAGAGGCTGAAGGATCAGTCCGAAGCGGCGCTGAAGGCCTATGAAGGCGAACTCGCTTCGGCGCGCTCGCGAGCGCAGGCGATCGGCAACGAATCTCGCGACAAGGCCAATGCGCAGGCGGACGCCGAGCGCAAGGCTCTGGAAGAGCAGCTGGCAACCAGGCTCGCCGAGGCGGAGAAGACCATCGCCTCGACCCGCACGGCCGCCATGAGCAATGTCCGCGGCATCGCGGCCGATGCGGCAGGCACCATCGTGCAGCAGCTCACCGGCGTCGTTCCGGATGCGGCGTCGGTCAACGCCGCCGTTGATGCGTCCTTGAAGGGTTAG
- a CDS encoding ATP F0F1 synthase subunit B (Produces ATP from ADP in the presence of a proton gradient across the membrane. Subunit B is part of the membrane proton channel.): MFFEPETWVAVAFVILMVVFGYVGVFKKAMAALDHRADRIKAELDDATRLKQEAAKVLADYKARSASAEREAADIVANAKSEAERIATEAKAKMEDFVARRTKTAESKIALAEAQALADVRAAAAEAAVQAASTILSHSVKGQVADDLLAKGITEVRQKLN; encoded by the coding sequence ATGTTCTTCGAACCTGAAACCTGGGTCGCCGTCGCCTTCGTGATCCTGATGGTCGTGTTCGGCTATGTCGGGGTCTTCAAGAAGGCGATGGCTGCGCTCGACCATCGCGCCGACCGCATCAAGGCCGAACTCGACGACGCGACCCGTCTGAAGCAGGAAGCCGCCAAGGTGCTCGCCGACTACAAGGCACGCAGTGCCTCGGCTGAACGCGAGGCCGCCGATATCGTCGCCAACGCCAAGTCCGAAGCCGAGCGCATCGCGACCGAAGCCAAGGCGAAGATGGAAGACTTCGTCGCCCGCCGTACCAAGACCGCGGAGAGCAAGATCGCGCTCGCCGAGGCCCAGGCGCTGGCCGATGTCCGCGCCGCAGCCGCGGAAGCCGCAGTGCAGGCCGCCTCCACGATCCTGTCGCACTCGGTCAAGGGCCAGGTCGCCGACGATCTGCTCGCCAAGGGCATCACCGAAGTTCGGCAGAAGCTGAACTGA
- a CDS encoding GNAT family N-acetyltransferase, protein MALFRLPSSGPAALAPRGNGLLLRAPQMSDFLQWAHLRETSRDYLTPWEPIWPSDDLTRSGFRRRLRRYSEDIAADRSYPFLIFRELDGAMVGGITLANVRRGIVQAGTIGYWVGQPHAHRGYMTAALRVLLPTLFGELNLHRVEAACIPTNAPSIRVLEKCGFSREGLARRYLCINGVWQDHLLFGLLHEDFRG, encoded by the coding sequence ATGGCCCTCTTTCGCCTGCCTTCCAGTGGACCTGCTGCGCTCGCCCCTCGCGGCAACGGCCTGTTGCTGCGCGCGCCGCAGATGTCGGACTTCCTGCAGTGGGCGCATCTGCGCGAGACCAGCCGCGATTACCTGACCCCGTGGGAGCCGATCTGGCCGTCGGACGACCTGACCCGGTCCGGCTTCCGCCGCCGCCTGCGTCGTTATTCCGAGGATATCGCGGCGGACCGCTCCTATCCCTTTCTGATCTTCCGCGAACTCGACGGTGCCATGGTCGGCGGCATCACGCTCGCCAATGTCCGCCGCGGCATCGTCCAGGCCGGCACCATCGGCTATTGGGTCGGCCAACCCCATGCCCATCGCGGCTACATGACGGCGGCGCTGCGGGTGCTGCTGCCGACGCTTTTCGGCGAGCTCAATCTGCACCGCGTCGAGGCCGCCTGCATCCCCACCAATGCGCCGTCGATACGCGTGCTGGAGAAGTGCGGCTTCTCCCGCGAGGGGCTGGCGCGCCGCTATCTCTGCATCAACGGGGTCTGGCAGGACCATCTCCTGTTCGGCCTGCTGCACGAGGATTTTCGCGGCTGA
- a CDS encoding M16 family metallopeptidase, which yields MSVEISKLASGLTVVTDNMPHLETAALGVWAGVGGRDEKPNEHGISHLLEHMAFKGTTGRSSREIVEEIEAVGGDLNAGTSTETTSYYARVMKADVPLALDVLADILANPAFEPEELEREKNVIVQEIGAAQDTPDDVVFEHLNELCYPDQPMGRSLLGTAKTLKSFNRDSLRNYLSTHYRGPDMVVAAAGAVDHKQVVAEVEKRFASFEATPGPKPLAAKFGQGGTKVVHRELEQAHLTLALEGVPQTDPSLFSLQVFTNILGGGMSSRLFQEVREKRGLCYSIYSFHAPYTDTGFFGLYTGTDPADAPEMMEVVVDIMNDSVETLTEAEIARAKAQMKAGLLMALESCSSRAEQLARHVLAYGRPQTVQELVARIDAVSVESTRDAARALLSRSRPAVVALGSGRGLDTAVSFAEGLTKARAKARLH from the coding sequence ATGAGCGTCGAGATCTCCAAGCTTGCCTCCGGCCTGACCGTCGTCACCGACAACATGCCCCACCTCGAGACCGCCGCGCTCGGCGTCTGGGCCGGCGTCGGCGGCCGCGACGAGAAGCCGAACGAGCACGGCATCTCGCATCTGCTCGAGCACATGGCGTTCAAGGGCACGACCGGGCGCTCCTCGCGCGAGATCGTGGAGGAGATCGAGGCGGTCGGCGGTGATCTCAATGCCGGCACCTCGACCGAGACGACGTCCTATTATGCCCGGGTGATGAAGGCCGACGTGCCGCTGGCGCTCGACGTGCTCGCCGACATCCTGGCCAATCCCGCCTTCGAGCCTGAAGAGCTCGAACGCGAGAAGAACGTCATCGTGCAGGAGATCGGCGCGGCGCAGGACACGCCTGACGACGTCGTGTTCGAGCATCTCAACGAGCTCTGTTATCCCGACCAGCCGATGGGCCGCTCGCTGCTCGGCACCGCCAAGACGCTGAAAAGCTTCAATCGCGACTCGCTGCGCAACTACCTCTCGACACATTATCGCGGCCCCGACATGGTGGTTGCGGCGGCTGGCGCCGTCGATCACAAGCAGGTGGTCGCCGAGGTCGAGAAGCGCTTTGCGAGCTTCGAGGCGACGCCGGGGCCGAAGCCGCTGGCTGCCAAATTCGGCCAGGGTGGCACCAAGGTGGTGCATCGCGAGCTCGAGCAGGCGCATCTGACGCTGGCGCTGGAAGGCGTACCGCAGACCGATCCGTCGCTGTTCTCGCTCCAGGTCTTTACCAACATCCTCGGCGGCGGAATGTCGTCGCGGCTGTTCCAGGAGGTCCGCGAGAAGCGCGGCCTCTGCTACTCCATCTATTCCTTCCACGCGCCCTATACCGACACCGGCTTCTTCGGCCTCTACACCGGCACCGATCCCGCCGATGCGCCGGAAATGATGGAGGTCGTGGTCGACATCATGAACGATTCGGTCGAGACCCTGACCGAGGCCGAGATCGCCCGCGCCAAGGCGCAGATGAAGGCGGGTCTGTTGATGGCGCTGGAGAGTTGCTCGTCGCGTGCCGAACAGCTCGCCCGGCACGTGCTGGCCTATGGCCGGCCGCAGACGGTGCAGGAACTGGTGGCCCGGATCGATGCCGTCAGTGTCGAATCGACCCGCGATGCGGCGCGTGCACTGCTTTCGCGTAGCCGCCCTGCGGTGGTTGCATTGGGCAGTGGCAGGGGTCTGGACACGGCGGTGTCTTTTGCGGAAGGATTGACCAAGGCGCGTGCCAAGGCGCGGCTGCACTAG
- the thrC gene encoding threonine synthase has protein sequence MTRYISTRGEAPELGFCDVMLTGLARDGGLYVPVTWPQLSTEAIAGFFGRPYWEVAVDVIRPFVGGEISDAELGRMANEAYATFRHPAVVPLRQMSPHQFVLELFHGPTLAFKDVAMQLISRLMDHVLAKRGQRTTIVVATSGDTGGAAVEAFAGLENVDLIVLFPHKRISEVQQRMMTTTGAANVHALAIEGNFDDCQALVKGMFNNHRFRDATSLSGVNSINWARIVAQVVYYFTAAVAAGAPARAVDFIVPTGNFGDIFAGYVAKRMGLPVRTLRIAANVNDILARTLKTGIYEVREVHATASPSMDIQISSNFERLLFEAGKRDAAGVRRLMDSLKQSGRFVLPDATLATIREEFDAGRADETETAAAIRAAWREAGELVDPHTAVALAVADRDTTDTTVPNIVLSTAHPAKFPDAVDAACGQRPQLPAWLDGLMTKSEHMKVMKNDQSEVERFVLSVSRAAKQGVAG, from the coding sequence TTGACTCGTTATATCTCGACCCGGGGCGAAGCCCCTGAGCTTGGCTTCTGCGACGTGATGCTGACCGGGCTTGCCCGCGACGGCGGCCTCTATGTGCCGGTGACCTGGCCGCAGCTTTCGACCGAAGCGATTGCCGGCTTCTTCGGTCGCCCCTATTGGGAAGTCGCGGTCGACGTCATCCGTCCGTTCGTCGGCGGCGAGATTTCCGACGCCGAGCTCGGCCGCATGGCGAATGAGGCTTACGCCACTTTCCGACATCCGGCGGTGGTGCCGCTGCGCCAGATGTCGCCGCATCAATTCGTACTGGAGCTGTTTCACGGACCGACGCTCGCGTTCAAGGACGTGGCGATGCAGCTGATCTCACGGCTGATGGACCATGTGCTGGCCAAGCGTGGCCAGCGCACCACCATCGTGGTCGCGACCTCGGGCGACACCGGCGGCGCAGCGGTCGAAGCCTTTGCGGGTCTGGAGAATGTCGACCTCATCGTGCTGTTCCCGCACAAGCGCATCTCCGAGGTGCAACAGCGGATGATGACGACGACGGGCGCGGCCAATGTCCATGCGCTCGCCATCGAGGGCAATTTCGACGACTGCCAGGCGCTCGTGAAGGGGATGTTCAACAACCATCGCTTCCGCGATGCGACCTCGCTGTCCGGCGTCAATTCCATCAACTGGGCGCGCATCGTTGCCCAGGTGGTCTATTATTTCACCGCTGCGGTCGCCGCCGGCGCGCCCGCGCGTGCGGTGGACTTCATCGTGCCGACCGGCAATTTCGGCGATATTTTCGCAGGCTACGTCGCCAAGCGCATGGGTCTGCCGGTCCGCACCCTGCGCATTGCCGCCAACGTCAACGACATCCTCGCCCGCACGCTCAAGACCGGCATCTACGAGGTGCGCGAGGTGCACGCGACTGCATCGCCCTCGATGGACATCCAGATCTCCTCGAATTTCGAGCGGCTGCTGTTCGAGGCAGGCAAGCGCGATGCGGCCGGCGTGCGCCGGCTGATGGACTCGCTGAAGCAGTCGGGGCGTTTCGTGCTGCCGGACGCGACGCTCGCCACGATCCGCGAAGAATTCGACGCTGGCCGCGCCGACGAGACCGAGACCGCGGCTGCGATCCGAGCCGCCTGGCGCGAGGCCGGCGAACTCGTCGATCCGCACACCGCCGTGGCGCTCGCGGTCGCCGACCGCGACACCACCGACACCACCGTGCCCAACATCGTGCTCTCGACCGCGCATCCCGCCAAATTCCCTGATGCCGTGGATGCAGCCTGCGGCCAGCGGCCGCAACTGCCGGCCTGGCTCGACGGTCTCATGACCAAATCTGAACATATGAAGGTGATGAAGAACGATCAGAGCGAGGTGGAGCGGTTCGTGCTGTCGGTCAGCCGCGCTGCAAAACAGGGAGTTGCCGGATGA
- a CDS encoding response regulator transcription factor: MQDTAKPATRVLIVDDHPVVLSGCRTLFASDQSIRIDEATDAKSGHRAYVSKRPDVTVIDISLPDVSGFELMRRIRKDDPEAKIIMFSMNDDPAFVVRAVELGAQGYVSKGDDPRILLKAVRKVAAGDNFISPQLAEAVTFSGAAIKANPASQMTPRELEILRLLGRGDKIVEVAEALGISYKTVANTTSLLKQKLGAKNHSDLIRIAVEIGIG; the protein is encoded by the coding sequence ATGCAAGATACCGCCAAGCCGGCGACCCGAGTCCTGATTGTCGACGACCATCCGGTGGTGCTGTCCGGCTGCCGCACCCTGTTCGCATCGGACCAGTCGATCCGGATCGACGAGGCGACCGACGCCAAATCAGGCCATCGAGCCTATGTCAGCAAGCGCCCCGACGTCACGGTGATCGACATCAGCCTGCCCGATGTCTCCGGTTTCGAGCTGATGCGCCGGATCCGCAAGGACGACCCGGAGGCCAAGATCATCATGTTCAGCATGAACGACGATCCGGCGTTCGTGGTGCGCGCGGTGGAGCTGGGGGCGCAGGGCTATGTCTCCAAGGGCGACGACCCCCGGATCCTGCTCAAGGCCGTGCGCAAGGTGGCCGCAGGCGATAATTTCATCTCGCCGCAGCTCGCGGAGGCCGTGACGTTCTCCGGCGCTGCGATCAAGGCCAATCCGGCCTCGCAGATGACGCCACGGGAGCTCGAGATTCTCCGCCTGCTGGGGCGCGGCGACAAGATCGTCGAGGTCGCCGAGGCACTCGGCATCTCCTACAAGACCGTGGCCAACACCACGTCCCTGCTCAAGCAGAAGTTAGGGGCCAAGAACCACTCCGACCTGATCCGGATCGCCGTGGAAATCGGGATTGGCTGA